The Hujiaoplasma nucleasis DNA window ATTAAGACCTTTTATCACCTATGAGTATGATTAATGAATTTAGTAGTTAATCACGTGACCAGCGTTAATGGATTTGAGTGCTAGTGTAAACTAGAATTAAGGTGGTACCGCGTGAAAACGTCCTTTGTTTAAGGATGTTTTTTTTGTTTTATTAGGAGGAGAAAAAATGGAAAAAAAAGATTTTAAGGATTCGTTATTAATACCAAAAACGGACTTCCCTATGAGAGGGAATTTAGGTAAAAAAGAACCTGTTATTCAAAGTGAATGGGAGAAGAAAGATTTATATAATCTTGTTTTAAATAAAAATAAAGATTATCCACAATTCTTTTTGCATGATGGACCTCCCTATGCAAATGGATCAATTCATGCAGGACATGCTTTAAATAAAATTTTAAAGGATTTCATTGTTCGTTATAAAAACATGAATGGTTTTAAAGCGCCTTATTTACCAGGTTGGGATACTCATGGTTTACCTATCGAGAATGCTTTAACCAAAAATAAAAAAGTCAATCGTAAAAAAATGAATCTTGCAGATTTTAGAAATTTATGTAAGGATTATGCTTTAGAGCAAATAGATATTCAAAGACAACAATTTAAAAGATTAGGTGTCCTAGGTGAATGGGAAAAACCATATGTTACTTTAGATAAAGATTATGAGGCTGCTCAATATAGGGTCTTTAATCAAATGGTTAAAAAAGGACTTATATATAAGGGTTTGAAACCAGTATACTGGTCACCATCTAGTGAAACAGCCTTAGCTGAAGCTGAAATTGAATATAAGGATGTTGTATCACCTTCAATCTATGTTTCAATGGAAGCTAAAGATACTAAAGATAAGCTTCCTAAACATACTCATTTTGTAGTTTGGACAACAACTCCTTGGACCATTCCTGCTAATTTAGCCATAGCTGTCGGGCCTGAAATTGAATATACTTTAATTAAGACTGATGGCAAACATTATTTAGTTGCCCGTGAAAGATTAGAAGCTTTACAAGATATATTGGACTGGCGTCAAGTCACCAAAGTACAAAATATTTTCGGTTGGGAATTAGAGCATATGACATATAAACATCCTTTATATGATCGTATCTCACCAGTTATTTTAGGTGATCATGTAACCACTGAAGATGGGACTGGTTTAGTCCATACTGCTCCAGGTCATGGTGAAGAAGACTTTATTGTTGGCCAAAAATATGACTTAGAAGTCTATTGTCCAGTTGATGAACAAGGATTAATGACTAAAGAAGCTGGCAAGAGATTTGCAGGTATGTATGTTGAAGATGCTAATGAAGAGATTATTAAAGCTTTGTTTGAAGAAAAATCATTACTAGGTAAATTTGATATTACCCATTCATATCCTCATGATTGGCGTACAAAACAACCTGTTATTTTCAGGGCTACGCCACAGTGGTTTGCTTCTATAGAAATTATTAAAGATGAAATTCTTAAAGAAATTCAAACTATTGAATGGTATCCTAGTTGGGGTAATGTTAGATTATCAAATATGATTAAAGATAGGGGATCTTGGTGCATATCAAGACAAAGAACCTGGGGGGTACCAATTCCTGCTTTCTATACTGAAAAAGGTACAGCAATTTTAGATCCTAAGGTTATTGATCACTTTGCTGATATCGTTGAAAAAGAAGGCTCAAATGCCTGGTATACAAAAGAAGTCAAAGACTTATTACCTCCAGGATACACACATCCTGATTCTCCAAACAACATATTTAGAAAAGAAACAGACATTATGGATGTTTGGTTTGATTCTGGGTCGTCTCATCATGGTGGTATGTTAGATAGGGGTTATGGATACCCTGCTGATATTTATATTGAAGGATCTGATCAATATCGAGGTTGGTTTAATTCTTCATTGATTACTGGGGTGGCGACAACTGGGAAAGCACCTTACAAAACTTTAGTTTCTCATGGTTTTGTCTTAGATGGTGAAGGAAAGAAGATGTCTAAATCTATGGGCAATGTTGTTGATCCTAATAAAATCGCTGATACTTTAGGATCTGATATCTTGAGATTATGGGTGTCTAGTGTTGATTATCAAGCTGATGTTAGACTATCAAATGATTTAATCAAACAAGTATCAGAATCTTATCGAAAGATAAGAAACACCATGAAATTCTTATTAGGAAATTTATTTGATTATAATGACTTAAAAGATCGTAGAGACTTTAAAGAATTAAATGATGTAGATCAATATGTTCTTTATCGAAATAATGAATTAATTAAAGAAGTTAAGGATGCCTATGATACTTATAGGTTTGACTTGGTATATAGAAAAATTACTAATTACGTGACTTTCTTATCTTCATTCTATTTGGATCCAGCTAAGGATGTTCTTTACATTGAAAAAGCTGATTCTATTGAGAGAAGAAATATTCAAACTGTTATTTTTAAAGTCTTGGATACGATGGTCCGTTTACTAACGCCAATTATTCCTCATACTTGTTCAGAAGTGTATGAGTATATTCCAAATATTGAACATTTAGAAGATGCTTACTTATTAGATATGCCTAAGGTAGAAGAACTAGATTTTGAACATATAGAATTAATGGAAGATTTCACTTATTTAAGAGAAGACGTTTTAAAGGCTTTAGAAAATGCTAGAAATGAAAAGATTATTGGTAAGAGTTTAAATGCACATTTGGTTCTTTATCCTAAATCTAGAACTAAGACATTACTTGAAAAACTTAATATTAATCTTGCTCAAGCTTTTATTGTATCTAAACTAGACATTCGTCATACTGGATTTGGAAAGCATAAAGGTAAAGATATATCTATGGACGTATTACCAGCTGAAGGTCATACATGTGATCGTTGTTGGCAAGTTGTTGATCAAGTCAATAAAGATGGTATTTGTCCGCGTTGTGAAAGTGTTGTAGAATCATTATAAGACTATGCCGAAGATTTTCTTCGGCATATTGCCTTGTTAAATTGACACTTACATTATATAATTGTATAATTTAATTAACTATTTAGGAGGAATTAAAATGGAAGTAAACAAATATATTGACCACACATATTTAAAAGCGTTTGGTACAAAGAATGAAATTAAAAATTTAATTGAAGAAGCAAAAGAATACCATTTCAAATCAGTTTGCATTAATCCTGTTCATGTGGCTTATGCTCATGAGCAATTAAGTGATTCTGATGTTTTAGTGTGTACAGTTATTGGCTTTCCTTTAGGAGCTAACACAATTGAAACGAAAATCTTTGAAACTTTAAATGCAGTTAAGAATGGCGCTGATGAAATTGATATGGTTATTAATATTGGTAAATTAAAAGAAAAAGATTATGACTATATTGAAAATGAAATTAATGAAGTTTGTCGTGCTGCAGGTGATAAACTTGTTAAGGTCATTGTTGAGATTTGTTATTTAGATAATGAAGAAATTAAGAAAGTAAGTGAAGTTGTTGGGAGAACACAAGCTGAATTTATAAAGACTTCTACAGGTTTTGGTACAGGTGGAGCAACACCTGAAGCAGTAAAAATCATGAAAGACCATGTCAACGGAAAAGAAGTTAAGGCAGCTGGAGGCGTTCGTTCTAAGGAAGATTTAGATGCTATGGTTGCTGCAGGAGCGACTAGAATTGGTGCTTCAAGCGGTGTTCAAATCATGAAAGGCTTACAGGGTTCCGATTACTAATGAATAAAATACAAGAAGAAATCTTTTTTCTAACTAAAAAATTAACAGGAACCATTAATTTAATAAGGATTTTTTTCTATACGATTATTTCCGCTGGTATTTTAATGATAGTCTTATCTATTTTTAACATGTTGTCATGGGAGATGGCATTAATTACTTTTGGTATTTCTTTACTCTATAGTTTATTAAGAGATGTCTCAATCACAAAGATTTCAAATAAACAAATGGTTAAATATTACCAACATGCTAGATCTAATCACGAAAATATGTCTTTATATATACCTTTACTAGAAAAAACCTATCAAGGTTATTTTCTAAAAAGAGCTGCATTAATCATTGATGATGGTCAATTATATCTTGAAGCCTTTAGGCAAAGAAAAAACGATAAACAAGGTCAAATATCTATACCTGTTAAATATGGTGATAGGTTTGTTATGGATCGTCAGACTATTGATAAGAATCATCAATCGATGACTATTGATTCAACGTTTTCAGGTCAGTATTACCGTTTTTCTATAGTTAATCATAAGAAAGCAATTGAGAATATGAATATTGCTAAAAAGGGAGGAAAATAATAATGTCAACACCACATATAAAAGCTGATAAGAATCAAATTGCAAAAACTGTTTTAATGCCTGGGGATCCTTTAAGGGCACAATATATAGCTGAAACTTTTTTAGAAAATGTAGAAAAGTTTAATGATGTACGGAACATGTATGGCTTTACTGGCTATTATAATGGCAAAAGAATTTCTGTGATGGGCTCTGGAATGGGGCAACCATCTATAGGTATCTATTCTTACGAATTATTCAAATTTTTTGATGTTGAAAATATTATTAGAATTGGATCTTGTGGAGCATATACTAAGGATTTGAATTTATACGATACCATACTTGCAAAAGATGCTTATTCTGAATCTTCATATGCCTTTGTTCAAGGTGGAGAAAAAAGAGATACTTTAGAGGCTTCTAAAGTTCTTAATGAAAAATTGAGCAAAATTGCTGAAAAATTAAGCATACCTTTACATGTTGGAACCATTCATTCTTCAGATGTTTTTTATAGAGAAAATGGAGAAGTTGCTTTAGAATTAGCTCAAAAGAGAAATTTACTTGGTGTTGAAATGGAATCATTTGCTTTGTTCCATAACGCCAATGTTACTGGTAAAAACGCTGCTTGTTTATTAACCGTCTCTGATTCTTTGGTTACCCATGAAGCAACAACCCCAGAAGAAAGACAATCTGCTTTTACAAATATGATGAAAATCGCTCTAGAAATGGCTGAATAAGAAGGATGGAAACATCCTTTTTTCCTAGGAGAATATGAAAATAAGTAAAAAGAATATTCAGGGCATTGATGTTGTATACATTCATGCCAGTAAATATAAGCATATGCTTATCGGCATATGTCTTAATTCAAAAATAAATCAAAATAACTATAATCAATTGAATATGTTGCCGAGTTTACTTGAAGAAAATAACCGAATTTATAAAACAACTGATCAATTAAATGTTGCGTTAGATTATTTATATGGCGCGACTTTTTTCACGTCTGTATTCCAAAGAGGTCATTTATTCTCTAATCAATTTTTCTTAAAACTTATTAATGAAAAATATGTAGAAAATGAAGAGGGCTTAATAGAATCAGCCTTTTCTTTAATGAAAAATATTATCTTCGATCCTAAGAAATATAAACATAAACTAACAAAAAAAGCTGTTGATGATAAGATTAAAGAGACTTATGAGGCTATGAATACCATCAAACAAGATAAAGCGACATTGGCTTATGTTAATTTTGTTAAGAAAATATCAGGTGACCTACCCCTTATTTTTCCGTTAGAAAGCCAATTGGGTCTGGTTGATCAAGATTCAATGACACAAGTCTATCAACAATTAATTCTTCAAGATCAGCTTAAAATTTATGTGATTGGTGATTTTCATGAATCAGTCTTTGATCAAGTGATTGGTCATGTCTTTAATGAATATGTACCGAGTCAAAAAAGAAATGATATTCAATTATCACTACCCTTTAATCATGATGGTTCTCTTATTGAATGGGTTGACTATGATGATGTTAGTATTTCAAGGGTCTATTTAGGTTATCATATTGAGGTTGAGAGGAACACCAAAGAAGCTGATACCATTGAGTTGTTATCAAGGATTATTGGTGGTGATTCACAATCTAAATTGTTTATGACTATTCGTGAGGAAATGCAATTGGTTTACATGATTTATTCATCTTATCTATATGAGATTAATACCTTGATGATTCATTTTGAAAGTGAAGCAAGGGATGAAAATGTGGCTATTGATAGGATTAAAGAAATCATTCTTAATGTATCTAATGGAGATATCTCAGAGGATGAAATTCAAAGGGCAAAACGTTCACAAATCAAATCATATCGATCAGTTTCAGATAGTTTGTATGGACTCTTAAAATTAAATATTAATGAAGATATTATGAAAAATTCAAGTTTTAATTTAGATGATAGAATTAAGGCTGTTGAATCGGTCACAAAAGAAGATATGATTAAACTTGCTCAAAAATTAAGTTTAAGTCATCTTTACAAATTTGTGAAGGAGGAACCAGCAAATGAATAAAAAGCGTCTATTAGTTGATGAGACTATGTATGTGGAGACTTTAGATAATGGTCTTAAAATTTATATGCATCCAAAACCTGATTTTGTTGATTACCATGTAAGTTTACAAGTCAATATGGGTGGTGAATCCATTGACTATGAATTTGGTTCAGATAAATTTGTGATTCCTTCTGGTATGGCTCATTTTTTAGAACATGTTATGTTTGAAAATCACGAATCGAATTTAAGTGATGTTTTTTCTGCTTACAATGCTGATGTAAATGCATCAACGTCTAGAGATTTAACTCGTTATTATTTCTCTGCTCAAGAAAACTTTGAACAAGTGTTAAGAATCTTTCTTGATCATTTTTCTTCATTTGATATATCTGAAAGAGTGATTGCTAAAGAAAGAGCCATCATATTAAAAGAAATTAAAATGTATGAGGATAACTTGTTTTATCAAGTTCATGATGATTTGATGAAACATATGTACCGTGACCCTAAAGTATGGGAAGACATTGCTGGAAGTAGTCAGTCAGTCAAAAAGATAAACAAAGAACTAATTGATCGTACAATTTCACATTTTTATCAAGCAAGAAACATGTATTTAGTTATTACTGGCCCCTTTGAACCCGAAGAAGTTAAAAAAATTATTCATCAGTCAAAAATTACTGAATTAGCCGATCAAGAATACTTGCCAGTATTAAATTATGATTTAAAAGGCTCTAAAAAAAGAAGTATATACAAAACCAATCAAAAACAAAGTGTAGAGTATCTTGCTTTAGGTTTGAAAATCGATTTGTCCCTATTTAATCATTTGGAAACCAGTCAAAAAAGATTAGCGATTATCATGTTTTTTGAACATTTCTTTAATGAAAGTTCTAAGAATTATCAAATACTGAAGAAAGAAAAATTAATTAATTATTCTTACTATCAAACCACATCTATTATGGATCAATATGCTTACTTTTTTGTTTCTTCAGAATCTAAATATCCTAGTAAGTTAAAAGATAGACTTATAGAGATGTTGATGAAACTTGAGATGATTGACGAAAGATTATTTACTGCTTCAAAGCGAGCAAGAATAGGGCATTATATTGGGTACTTTGACTCAGCTAAATCTATAATGTCAGCTATTATTGACTTTACCAAAAAATCAATTGATTTTGAGAACTATATTAATAATGTCAGCCATATTTCTGTAAAAGATTTAGAAATAAATAAATCGTATATTAAAAAAGAAAATATATATACTGTTATTTACGCAAAAAAATAGACTGATTTTATGATATAATAGTTTTGGAGTGATGATATGAAAATTACATCGAGTGAATTTATAATTTCAGCTGTTGACAAAGATCAATATCCTAAAGACAATTTGCCTCAAATTGTTTTTTCGGGTCGTTCCAATGTTGGAAAATCTTCTTTTATCAACTCTTTATTAAATATTAAGAATTTTGCTAGAGTATCACAAACACCAGGTAAAACAAGATTAATTAATTTTTTCTTGATTAATAAGTCTTTTTATTTAGTGGATATACCTGGCTATGGGTATGCTAAAGTCTCTCAAGCTCAAATGGTACATTTTGCGACCATGATTGATGAGTATTTAAAGTCTAAGCAAGCCTCTTTAGCAGTTTTATTACTAGATATTAGAAGAATGCCAAATGAAGATGATTTATTAATGTATAATTTCTTTAAGTCTTTTGGTTATGATGTCTTAATGATTTTAACAAAAGCTGATAAGTTATCTAACAATCAAATCAATAAACAAAAGAAAATCATTAGGGATACTATCCAGCCTAGAGATAATGACCAAATGATTGAATATTCAATACAAAGTAAAGTTAACCATGATCTTATTTGGGATATTATAGAGTCTTATATAGGTGATTTAAATGTTAGTCAATTACGATGATATTGCATGTAAATATGATGATTTAATTGAACAAGATATCAAAAAAGCTAGTTTTCCATATGCTGGATATCACCATATACAAGATTTAATTTCAGATGATTTATTGAGTCAAAAGAAGAAATCAAAAGTGTTGGATATTGGGTGTGGAACTGGTAAATTGTATGAAAAAATAAATCCTAACTCATTTCACTTAACAGGCATAGATGCTTCAATAAAGATGTTGAATGAAGCTAAATGTAAATATCCTAAAGCTTCTTTTATTCATTATGATATCTTGAGAGGATTACCTAAGAGTCTCTATGGTCATAAATATGACTATATTATAGTTAATTATGTTTTTATGCACTATCCTTTTGCCACAACCATTGATTTAATTCATGTCTTATTGAATTATTTAGATAAGGGTGGGAAAATTATTATTGCTGGATTACAATTTATTAACCCTTCTAGCAAACAAGAGTTTTTTATTAATCATCAAGATTATAAGGATTTAAACTTATATTTTCATATATACAGTCGTTATGTAAATCAGGTTAGCCAACAATTGGCTTTAAGTTTTTTTGAAATTAATGATTACACAGGAATGATGATTATTGAAAATATCAATGATTTTACTTTACATTTAGAAGATCCTTTGGTAAAATACAAATCAAATACAGTGAAGTGGAGGAGTACTCACCCACAAAGATGTAGAGAGTAAACGGTTGGTGAAAGTTTATGTTTGTTGTGAGGAAGGTAGCCATGGAGTATTTCAGATGAAATAAGTAGTCTGAAACGTATATCTGCGTTAAAGATTTGAGTGCTAGTTTTCTAGAACTAAGGTGGTACCACGGTGATTAATCGTCCTTTATTTAGGACGATTTTTTTTTGGAGGTCAAGAATGTCATATATTAAAGATATTAGAGATAAAGTTTCTGATGATTGGTTGATTCTAAATGCTTCAGCTGTAGTTATTGTTAATGATAAAAATCAAATATTACTACAAAAAAGAGCCGATAATGGCTTATGGGGGTTACCTGGCGGTCTACTGGAATTAGAAGATAGTATCTCTCAGTGTGCCATAAGGGAAGTGAAGGAAGAAACTAATTTAGATATAGAACTCAGTCGATTTATTGGGGTTTTTAATAATCCATTTATGAGATGGAGACAAAGAGACTGTGCTAGAGTCATATCCTATGCTTTTTTAGGGAAAGTAATAGGTTCAAGTTTAAAGGTAAATGACCATGAGTCATTGGAATTAAGGTACTTTAATTATTATGATTTACCAATAATTCATTCAATAGATACATTAGAGATTATTCAAGCTTATTATCACAATCAATTTGGTTATATAGAAGGAGAATTATATCATGGATAAACTATACAATCCGAAACAAGTAGAAAAAGGTAAATATGATTTTTGGCTTAAAAATAAGCTTTTTTCTTCAGGAGATTTATCAAAGAAGCCATTTACAATTGTTATTCCACCACCAAATGTTACAGGTAAACTACATATTGGTCATACTTGGGACAATACCTTACAAGACTTAATCATTCGATTAAAAAGAATGCAAGGTTATGATGCTTTATATTTGCCTGGTATGGATCATGCTGGAATTGCAACCCAAGCTAAAGTCGATCAAAAATTAAGAGAACAGGGTATTAATCGCTATGAACTTGGAAGAGAAAAATATTTGGAGCATGCTTGGAAATGGAAAGAAGAATATTCTGAATATATTCGTGAACAATGGAAGACGATGGGCCTATCTTTAGATTATTCTAAAGAGCGTTTTACTTTGGATGAAGGCTTATCTAAAGCAGTCAATAAGGTTTTTATTGACTTATACAATAAAGGTTTAATTTACCAAGGTGAAAGAATCATTCATTGGGACGTTGAAGCAAAAACAGCTTTATCAAATATAGAAATCGATCATAAAGAAGTTGAGGGGGCCTTATATTATATTAAATATAAGCTTGTAGATAGTGATGACCATCTTGTTATCGCGACCACAAGACCTGAGACTATGTTTGGAGATAGCGCTTTGATGGTGCATCCTGAAGATGAAAGATTTTTAAATTTACATGGTAAAGAAGTCTTTATACCAACAACCCAAAGAAAAATTAAGATAATTACAGATGATTATGTTGATAAAGATTTTGGTACAGGGATCGTTAAGGTTACACCTGCTCACGATCCTAATGACTTTGAGGTTGGTAGAAGACATGATTTAGAGATGCCTTTATGTATGAATGAGGATGGTACAATGAACCATTTAGCTCATAAATATGAAGGGATGCATCGTTTTGAATGTCGAAAAGTATTAGTTAGTGATATGCAAGAAGCTAATTTAATCGATAAAATAGAGAAAATCATCCATAATGTTGGACATTCAGAACGAACAAATGTCATAGTTGAGCCTAGATTATCAAAACAATGGTTTGTAAAAATGGATGTATTAGCTAAACAAGCCTTAGATAAGTCAATTGTTGAATTTATACCTGAACGCTTTAAAAAAATCTTTGTTAATTGGATGGAAGGCATTGAAGATTGGTGTATTTCTAGACAATTATGGTGGGGACATAGAATACCTGTTTGGTATAAAAATGATGAAATATATGTAGGTGAACAAGGACCTAAAGAAGCTGGTTGGAAACAAGATGAAGATGTTTTAGATACTTGGTTTTCATCAGCTTTATGGCCTTTTTCAACCTTAGGTTGGCCAAATGAAACAGATGACCTTAAAAGATATTATCCAAATGATTTAATGGTTACTGGACACGATATTATCTTTTTCTGGGTATCAAGAATGATTTTCCAGGCCATTGAATTTACTGGTGAAAGTCCATTTAAACAATGCTTAATGCATGGATTAATACGTGATGACCAAGGTAGAAAGATGTCTAAATCATTAGATAATGGGGTTGATCCTATTGATGTTGTTAATCAATATGGAATCGATGCTTTAAGATATTTTATTACAACAAACTCGGCTCCAGGACTTGATTTAAGATATGAAGAAGAAAAAGTAGAGTCATCATGGAATTTCATTAATAAATTATGGAATATTAGCCGTTATGTAATCATGAATACACAGGATTTGGAAGATGAAAGCTTAGAGATTAATGCCTTTGAGTTAAACTTTGCAGACCAATGGATTTTAACTAAATTAAATACTATGATTCAGTCTACACAAGGCTTTTTCGATCGCTATGAATTTAATGAAGCTGCTCGTTTAATTTATAATTTCACTTGGAACGATTTTGCTTCATGGTATATAGAAATGGCAAAAATATCGGATGATTTATCAACTAAAAAAGTACTCATCTATGTCTTAGATAAGATTATTAAATTGTTACATCCATTTATGCCATTTGTTACAGAAGAGATTTACCAACAATTACCTCAACATGGTTTATCAATTATGATTGCTAAGTGGCCAGAACCAACAGATTTACATTATGAAGATACAATGTCAAAAGAATGGTTCTTTGAGTTAATTAAAAGAGTTAGAAATGTTCGTAATGAATACCATGTATCATGGTCAAAACCTATTGATTTAATGATTAAAACTTCAAAAGAGAATGAAAAATTCATTTCAGAAAATCGTCATTATATTAATAAGTTCTTAAATCCTAGTTCTATCTTAATTAATCAAGAAAATAATGAACTTGATCAAAGTGTAGCAATCATATTAGCGGATATACAAGTTCATATACCACTTGGTTCCTTAGTTAATATCGAAGAAGAGATCACTAGAATAGAAAATGAAATTAAGGCTTTAGCTGGAGAAATTAAACGTTGTCAAGGCATGTTGAATAATAGTAATTTTATGAATAAAGCACCTCAATCAAAAATTGATGAGGAAAAAGAGAAATTATCATCTTATCAAGAACAATATTCTGAAGCTAAAAAAAGATTAGCGGAGTTAAGTGATTAAAATGTTTACTAGCAAAGAGCAAGCTCAAAATTGGATAGAAAACATTAAAAGATTTGGGTCTCGTCTTGACTTATCAAGAATTAGTAAAGCCTTAGAAATCTTAGGCAATCCTCACAAAGAGTTTAAATCAATTCACGTTGCAGGAACTAATGGTAAAGGATCAACGACTAATTATATTAAGAATATATTAGTAGAATCTGGATTTAAAGTGGGTTTGTACACTTCTCCTTATGTGGTTGATTTTAATGAACGCATTAAAATCAATCATCATAACATATCTGATGAGTCTTTAGTCTATTACACAAATATATTACATGACGTTTCTAATAAGCTTATTGAAGAAGACGAAGAAAATATTATTACTTTTTTTGAAGTATTAACGGTAATTTCTTTTCTATATTTTCGGGATGAGAAAGTTGATTTTGCAGTCATAGAAGTTGGTT harbors:
- a CDS encoding M16 family metallopeptidase; amino-acid sequence: MKISKKNIQGIDVVYIHASKYKHMLIGICLNSKINQNNYNQLNMLPSLLEENNRIYKTTDQLNVALDYLYGATFFTSVFQRGHLFSNQFFLKLINEKYVENEEGLIESAFSLMKNIIFDPKKYKHKLTKKAVDDKIKETYEAMNTIKQDKATLAYVNFVKKISGDLPLIFPLESQLGLVDQDSMTQVYQQLILQDQLKIYVIGDFHESVFDQVIGHVFNEYVPSQKRNDIQLSLPFNHDGSLIEWVDYDDVSISRVYLGYHIEVERNTKEADTIELLSRIIGGDSQSKLFMTIREEMQLVYMIYSSYLYEINTLMIHFESEARDENVAIDRIKEIILNVSNGDISEDEIQRAKRSQIKSYRSVSDSLYGLLKLNINEDIMKNSSFNLDDRIKAVESVTKEDMIKLAQKLSLSHLYKFVKEEPANE
- a CDS encoding M16 family metallopeptidase — encoded protein: MNKKRLLVDETMYVETLDNGLKIYMHPKPDFVDYHVSLQVNMGGESIDYEFGSDKFVIPSGMAHFLEHVMFENHESNLSDVFSAYNADVNASTSRDLTRYYFSAQENFEQVLRIFLDHFSSFDISERVIAKERAIILKEIKMYEDNLFYQVHDDLMKHMYRDPKVWEDIAGSSQSVKKINKELIDRTISHFYQARNMYLVITGPFEPEEVKKIIHQSKITELADQEYLPVLNYDLKGSKKRSIYKTNQKQSVEYLALGLKIDLSLFNHLETSQKRLAIIMFFEHFFNESSKNYQILKKEKLINYSYYQTTSIMDQYAYFFVSSESKYPSKLKDRLIEMLMKLEMIDERLFTASKRARIGHYIGYFDSAKSIMSAIIDFTKKSIDFENYINNVSHISVKDLEINKSYIKKENIYTVIYAKK
- a CDS encoding NUDIX domain-containing protein; the protein is MSYIKDIRDKVSDDWLILNASAVVIVNDKNQILLQKRADNGLWGLPGGLLELEDSISQCAIREVKEETNLDIELSRFIGVFNNPFMRWRQRDCARVISYAFLGKVIGSSLKVNDHESLELRYFNYYDLPIIHSIDTLEIIQAYYHNQFGYIEGELYHG
- the deoC gene encoding deoxyribose-phosphate aldolase gives rise to the protein MEVNKYIDHTYLKAFGTKNEIKNLIEEAKEYHFKSVCINPVHVAYAHEQLSDSDVLVCTVIGFPLGANTIETKIFETLNAVKNGADEIDMVINIGKLKEKDYDYIENEINEVCRAAGDKLVKVIVEICYLDNEEIKKVSEVVGRTQAEFIKTSTGFGTGGATPEAVKIMKDHVNGKEVKAAGGVRSKEDLDAMVAAGATRIGASSGVQIMKGLQGSDY
- the yihA gene encoding ribosome biogenesis GTP-binding protein YihA/YsxC — protein: MKITSSEFIISAVDKDQYPKDNLPQIVFSGRSNVGKSSFINSLLNIKNFARVSQTPGKTRLINFFLINKSFYLVDIPGYGYAKVSQAQMVHFATMIDEYLKSKQASLAVLLLDIRRMPNEDDLLMYNFFKSFGYDVLMILTKADKLSNNQINKQKKIIRDTIQPRDNDQMIEYSIQSKVNHDLIWDIIESYIGDLNVSQLR
- the deoD gene encoding purine-nucleoside phosphorylase, yielding MSTPHIKADKNQIAKTVLMPGDPLRAQYIAETFLENVEKFNDVRNMYGFTGYYNGKRISVMGSGMGQPSIGIYSYELFKFFDVENIIRIGSCGAYTKDLNLYDTILAKDAYSESSYAFVQGGEKRDTLEASKVLNEKLSKIAEKLSIPLHVGTIHSSDVFYRENGEVALELAQKRNLLGVEMESFALFHNANVTGKNAACLLTVSDSLVTHEATTPEERQSAFTNMMKIALEMAE
- the ileS gene encoding isoleucine--tRNA ligase, coding for MEKKDFKDSLLIPKTDFPMRGNLGKKEPVIQSEWEKKDLYNLVLNKNKDYPQFFLHDGPPYANGSIHAGHALNKILKDFIVRYKNMNGFKAPYLPGWDTHGLPIENALTKNKKVNRKKMNLADFRNLCKDYALEQIDIQRQQFKRLGVLGEWEKPYVTLDKDYEAAQYRVFNQMVKKGLIYKGLKPVYWSPSSETALAEAEIEYKDVVSPSIYVSMEAKDTKDKLPKHTHFVVWTTTPWTIPANLAIAVGPEIEYTLIKTDGKHYLVARERLEALQDILDWRQVTKVQNIFGWELEHMTYKHPLYDRISPVILGDHVTTEDGTGLVHTAPGHGEEDFIVGQKYDLEVYCPVDEQGLMTKEAGKRFAGMYVEDANEEIIKALFEEKSLLGKFDITHSYPHDWRTKQPVIFRATPQWFASIEIIKDEILKEIQTIEWYPSWGNVRLSNMIKDRGSWCISRQRTWGVPIPAFYTEKGTAILDPKVIDHFADIVEKEGSNAWYTKEVKDLLPPGYTHPDSPNNIFRKETDIMDVWFDSGSSHHGGMLDRGYGYPADIYIEGSDQYRGWFNSSLITGVATTGKAPYKTLVSHGFVLDGEGKKMSKSMGNVVDPNKIADTLGSDILRLWVSSVDYQADVRLSNDLIKQVSESYRKIRNTMKFLLGNLFDYNDLKDRRDFKELNDVDQYVLYRNNELIKEVKDAYDTYRFDLVYRKITNYVTFLSSFYLDPAKDVLYIEKADSIERRNIQTVIFKVLDTMVRLLTPIIPHTCSEVYEYIPNIEHLEDAYLLDMPKVEELDFEHIELMEDFTYLREDVLKALENARNEKIIGKSLNAHLVLYPKSRTKTLLEKLNINLAQAFIVSKLDIRHTGFGKHKGKDISMDVLPAEGHTCDRCWQVVDQVNKDGICPRCESVVESL